Below is a window of Bombus pyrosoma isolate SC7728 linkage group LG14, ASM1482585v1, whole genome shotgun sequence DNA.
CAAATAATCCGGTAAGCTCTTAGAATATCCAGTTTTAGAATAATACGTTacaataatacattaaatatgttacatttattatagaaaacatCAAATTCTTACGACATGTTCATGCGCGGTGAAGAAATTATGTCTGGTGCGCAACGTATTCATGATCCTGAACTTCTTACAGAACGTGCAAAGCATCATGAAATTGgtaggaatattttatatttttatatgtttgcagtaataatgtaacatatttttttttaattgtagaCATAGAAAAGATAAGATCATATATTGATGCATTTAAATATGGTTGCCCTCCTCATGCTGGTGGTGGTATTGGATTGGAGCGTGTTGTTATGTTATATCTTGGCTTAGACAACATTAGAAAAGTCTCGATGTTCCCTCGTGATCCTAAACGTATTACGccataaaatttcaactttaaaataattcgtgcagcatatatattaatgtataatgaATACATTTGTATCATTTGTAATTACTATATCATtgaaaaaaaacaataaacagACATTTTGAATATGTTTTCAATTAGATATAATGTCTATAgtgatttataatatatcgtatatgtaaattataataataattaaaggaaGTATTGCAGTTTTCGCGATATACACCAATGATGTGGTGTCTAAGACTGAAGACGACTCTGtgatcatttttttaaaattcgtcTTATCTTCCTTTGTatgccattttttaaataaactgtCTATGAACATTCACAAATGTCATACATATGTTATATGCAAATTACGACATATCTTGCATTCTAATCACAGTTCGGGGCCGAAACTGTTCCTAAGTCATAGTGCAAGCGTGCGTACTATGTTACTATTCAttcatgtacatatgtatatagtatagtatatgtataataatgtatgTCCCACGAAGGCAGTTCCAAGAAATGGAGGGGATAGCAGCGGTCATAATGCAAGGTAAAATCTCCGATCACACATAACTTGAAGTAATACTGTATGTTGATGAAGTGTTTTCAAATGCAAACAAGTTGAAGTTCGTATCAAAGAaggttaaaataataatttatagtctttaagaaaatattccttttattGTCGTactcattaaaaataataatagctGTGTTACCAAGATCTGAAATGGCAACAAACAAATCATTGTTTATGAATGGCTTCAAAGAAGATTGCGAACAATTAATTACTCGTTTTGAACGTGCAGATAATATTAGATTTGAAACTTTTTGCGATATCTGGAAAGCAATGAAGTTTTCACTGGTCTTTGCGTAAGTTGAGATTAAATCTCgctaaatttaattgttatgGTTATTTTtgctacaattttatttctaatatgcATTTGGAATCAttgaagtaaataataaattgtttaaaattgtataaatcttttttttatatttctaggGGCCGTCCATCCTTTTTGGAGCTATTAGAATTTTGCGAAGAAgcattacatatatgtaaacaATTCATTCTTCTACCTCCTCGTTTTAAAGAACGTATTGGAggattatatcttttatatggAATATACTTCAAAATGCCAATAGATcaatttagaattaaaattaaactagATGATTGGAAAAGTATTCTGGAACTTCAtgcagaaataaaagaagcagAACATTTAGATGCTAATTATATATTGTGTAAACTAATTGCCAGTAATGCATTTCATTTCTGTCTTTTTGATTCAGAGgtaaatttgatgaaaactcttaaatatatataaatagtgcttgtgaattatatgtatatatcatatataattttgtatttctagtATGGTATGGAAAAACCATATATTGTAAAGAATTCACAGTGTTTTAATCCATATTCTATATTGCCAACACTAAAAGATTTAAGTGACAAGAATCAAATATTGTCAAAAATTAATGAACTTAGTAAAGCTTATgaacagaagaaagaaacatcaaaattaataaatctatcAGATGctagtttaaaattattcgattcaaATATAGCACAGGAAATCATTAATGATATTCAAGAGTTTGAAGAACAGAGAAGGGATcaacagaaaaatacaattgatTTTGAAAAACCATCTTGTTCTACTTTAAAAGGACAATCTTCAAGCGAgcatacaaaatttcaattgtatgtacatttgtacaaataatacatttattgtatatttattaaattgtattatatcatGTTTCAATATTCTAGAAGAGGGCCTGCCAAACGCAAAATGCGACCATTAATTGATGGTATTGAACCTGAAAGTGAATCTGAAGAAGGTGAAGTATTAGAAAGTGACGATTCATATTCGGAGTTACCAATAGATTAAAGAAGAATACATCTTTCATACGTaagtgtattattttataatagtatGTAATACAGTATGCGCATGttcataatttatgtaaaagcCATAACAACTAaatgatatttgataaattgttttttattggGAAGTATACAAAATAAGTACAAGGAACAAGTCAGTGGAAATATCAATCAttctaaattttaagaaaactttTTGTAGAATATATTGTACTCTACCTTACTGTAACTGTGTTTTGCACAGACTTTAAGTAAAGACAATTCAATTAAATGGCTAAACATCtttaaaatagattaaatttctaaacttAAAAACTgagtaaaatgtattatagaTTTCGTGAAGAAGTTACTTTATCagagattaattttcaaagatgtaacttttcatttttatgtagctttatgtatatttacggcattaaaattaaatctatatACTGAATGTAAGTGTTATTATTGCCGCCAATAAACATTTCTAAAGCTTACGATAATAAGTTCATgtcaaattttcttaataaactTTCAACTGATTGTTATCATCGAATCCAGCACTGTGACCCGCGTTTCGTACAATAAAACTAGTTCCATCATAATGCATACGTCGCTCACCACGACGCACAAAAAGATGGGAAGTTTGACCAAGAGATGCCGTACAATGTAAAAATGGTGTTGTTAATGAAGCTGTTCCATTACTAGGCGATGTTCGTAATTGGTATTTGTTACTATTTCGTGCAatcctaataaataaaaatttatgtgcTTATTGATTGATGCGctattgtataaattactttttctttcaattttcatgaataaaatTACCTGACAAGACCATCAGGTGTTTGTGAAACTCTAACATTATTAATGATCCAATTTTCTACACCCTCATTAGTTAACCAGTATTGAGCAGCACTTAGAGCTGCTGCAGCTTCTTGTAAACATGCTGCACCATGTCGAGAACGAGAGTAAAAAACACTAAGAGAAAAGTCCTAAAAGTTAAACATTTCCTTTTAGTAGAGTTATACAGTTTATACAatgatatttgtttttcatacCTGACCCATATCTGAAAATGAATCTGTAGTTGTTCTTGTCCCTGCCGTATCAACTAAATAAACTAGAGCACACTGCTCTGAAGTGAAGCTCACCCCTTTATACCACATCTTCGCGTATCTGATGAAGGATAATAATACTTGTTAATGATACTTTAATAATGTTACAGATACCACTGACTTGTTATTGCCATGGGCGTCATGGGCCAGGATTTCAACTCTTGATCCATACTGATATATTCTTCCATTTGGATGGAGTAATG
It encodes the following:
- the LOC122574624 gene encoding snRNA-activating protein complex subunit 1; its protein translation is MATNKSLFMNGFKEDCEQLITRFERADNIRFETFCDIWKAMKFSLVFAGRPSFLELLEFCEEALHICKQFILLPPRFKERIGGLYLLYGIYFKMPIDQFRIKIKLDDWKSILELHAEIKEAEHLDANYILCKLIASNAFHFCLFDSEYGMEKPYIVKNSQCFNPYSILPTLKDLSDKNQILSKINELSKAYEQKKETSKLINLSDASLKLFDSNIAQEIINDIQEFEEQRRDQQKNTIDFEKPSCSTLKGQSSSEHTKFQLRGPAKRKMRPLIDGIEPESESEEGEVLESDDSYSELPID